A stretch of Malus sylvestris chromosome 11, drMalSylv7.2, whole genome shotgun sequence DNA encodes these proteins:
- the LOC126591460 gene encoding uncharacterized protein LOC126591460, producing MLQTQHLLLSNFPIFLSHPQTNFLSPPNLSPFPLTFLHKPTSLCPVSAHSRAGPEQWLAEAPEPTTATPYTPLEFAPDGPEELPPSSSPVFATNDDPSSLQVATSVLLTGAITVFLFRSLRRRAKRAKELKYRSSGVKKSLKDEALDSLKALSTGSVEAKGPPSPVQALLGGISAGVIALILYKFTTTIEASLNRQTISDNFSVRQITITIRTIINGLCYLATFVFGINAVGLVLYAGQLAINSIMEDINEDTQTQGEEQSGSLNSTVESPTNSGENSNKDDQDSDGTQ from the exons ATGTTGCAGACCCAACACCTTCTCCTTTCCAATTTCcccatctttctctctcatccccAAACCAACTTTCTCTCACCTCCCAATCTCTCACCTTTTCCTCTCACTTTTCTCCACAAACCCACCAGTCTCTGCCCTGTCTCAGCCCATTCCAGAGCCGGACCCGAACAATGGCTAGCCGAAGCTCCAGAACCCACCACCGCGACCCCATACACTCCCTTAGAATTTGCTCCAGACGGTCCCGAAGAATTGCCACCGTCTTCTTCTCCAGTGTTTGCCACCAATGATGACCCTTCATCTCTCCAAGTGGCCACCAGTGTTCTTCTCACAGGTGCCATCACTGTCTTCCTCTTTCGCTCGCTGCGACGCCGTGCCAAGCGTGCTAAAGAACTG AAATATAGGTCATCTGGAGTGAAGAAGTCATTGAAGGATGAGGCTTTGGATAGCTTGAAAGCACTGTCTACAGGTTCTGTTGAAGCAAAGGGTCCACCGTCACCTGTTCAGGCGTTGTTGGGTGGAATATCAGCCGGCGTCATTGCACTTATTCTTTATAAGTTCACTACTACAATTGAAGCATCTCTCAACCGCCAAACTATTTCTGATAATTTTTCG GTTCGTCAGATTACAATAACCATAAG GACCATTATAAATGGGTTATGCTACCTTGCAACATTTGTGTTCGGCATCAATGCTGTGGGTTTAGTCCTTTATGCTGGTCAGCTCGCCATCAACTCTATCATGGAAGATATAAATGAAGACACTCAGACTCAAGGTGAGGAGCAGTCAGGCTCACTGAATTCAACGGTTGAAAGCCCCACAAATAGTGGTGAGAACAGCAATAAGGATGATCAAGATTCAGATGGAACACAATAG
- the LOC126590519 gene encoding uncharacterized protein LOC126590519 encodes MESDQRPHRTKSSSSTASTATSELFICFTTSRLSSSSMKLSSKSLLSPGRARGADPNSQISLSSSLSRRLKTSGSMKGGQASPMFPNGGTNKKRGCAFENPEPSSPKVTCIGQVRVKTKKQGKRMRIITRSRRRGTEASFRRTESSNNNTATQSQELFNNNFQSLHFPNHQINGSSSNSNNQQECMRQRNQRWVHLPLTICEALRAFGSEFNCLFPNRSSCLATDKEKEESSSSSKEVRSESGGSSSCGAVFARWFVALQDGDGKGREIELVVGDDQERTERGSDSSGGRSQRRQVFEGIEFKEERFNGGGGAVEEEGGRVSICVPPKNALLLMRCRSDPVKMAALANRFWEMPAAEENEEDQEDDNEGSNVKAEKVAGGEVVEKMGTGLEVEAAAEAESAEREDGECEEWVREGEEHGDSEELVESLGFEEDEEWKEDLDEDSEKCLQISEEVRDIKEKVECQVEEEFFEQDEERKSDVTGQQAVSEDLCSTEVVVDPEILELEEQQEDEEKEEEVSEAKIPEPSIVSVQSEELEGEEEKTEAEVAEESTEEETETVMADRPESDPEPEPELENPNMHLGTGSKQVGQNSVLPDCLLLMMCEPKLSMEVSKETWVCSTDFIRCLPERHVKKIDVPNEAKKRVSIDSKPPLAPVVQQQVMMQPPRSSCSFPVQEGPVSMATMIGQKLVGSAGYEPFVLTRCKSEPMRSAAKLAAAPETCFWKNRKLEQQRQAAMGVGAAGVGF; translated from the coding sequence AAAGCAGCAGCAGCACCGCTAGTACGGCCACCAGCGAGCTCTTCATCTGCTTCACCACATCCCgcctctcttcctcctccatgAAGCTCTCCTCCAAGTCCCTCCTCAGCCCCGGCCGAGCCAGAGGAGCAGACCCCAACTCCCAAATCTCCCTATCCTCCTCCCTCAGCCGCCGCCTCAAAACCAGCGGCAGCATGAAGGGCGGCCAAGCCTCCCCGATGTTCCCGAACGGGGGCACAAACAAAAAACGTGGGTGCGCTTTCGAAAACCCAGAACCCTCCTCCCCTAAAGTCACGTGCATTGGACAGGTGAGGGTGAAGACCAAGAAACAGGGCAAGAGAATGAGGATAATTACCAGATCCAGACGCAGGGGAACCGAAGCGAGTTTCAGAAGAACAGAGAGCTCCAACAACAATACAGCTACTCAAAGTCAAGAGCTTTTCAACAACAACTTCCAAAGCTTGCACTTTCCGAATCACCAGATCAATGGAAGTAGTAGCAATAGTAATAATCAGCAGGAATGCATGAGGCAGAGAAACCAGAGGTGGGTTCATCTTCCCCTGACGATTTGCGAGGCCCTGAGGGCTTTCGGGTCGGAGTTTAACTGCCTGTTTCCGAACCGGTCTTCGTGTTTGGCGACtgataaggagaaagaagagagtagTAGTAGTAGCAAGGAGGTGAGATCAGAGAGTGGAGGGTCGTCTTCCTGCGGTGCGGTTTTTGCGAGGTGGTTTGTGGCGTTGCAAGATGGGGACGGGAAAGGGAGGGAGATTGAGCTGGTGGTGGGGGACGACCAGGAGAGGACGGAGAGGGGGAGTGATAGCAGCGGCGGCCGTAGCCAGCGGAGGCAGGTGTTTGAAGGGATTGAGTTCAAGGAAGAGAGATTCAATGGGGGTGGTGGAGCGGTGGAGGAGGAAGGAGGGAGAGTGAGTATTTGTGTTCCTCCGAAGAATGCGCTTTTGCTTATGAGGTGTAGATCTGATCCGGTTAAAATGGCTGCACTTGCTAATAGATTCTGGGAGATGCCTGCTGCcgaggaaaatgaagaagatcaagAGGATGACAATGAGGGTAGTAATGTAAAAGCAGAGAAAGTTGCTGGAGGAGAAGTCGTTGAGAAAATGGGAACGGGGTTGGAGGTGGAAGCGGCGGCGGAGGCTGAGTCGGCGGAGCGGGAGGATGGAGAGTGTGAGGAATGGGTTCGCGAAGGCGAAGAGCATGGAGATTCGGAAGAACTAGTAGAAAGCTTGGGCTTCGAAGAAGACGAGGAGTGGAAAGAAGATTTGGATGAGGACTCGGAAAAATGTCTGCAAATTTCTGAGGAAGTGCGAGACATTAAAGAGAAAGTCGAATGCCAAGTGGAAGAAGAGTTCTTCGAACAAGACGAGGAACGAAAATCGGATGTGACGGGACAGCAAGCAGTGTCGGAAGATTTGTGTTCGACAGAAGTTGTCGTAGATCCGGAAATTTTGGAACTTGAAGAACAACAAGAAGATGaagagaaagaggaggaagtGAGTGAGGCGAAGATTCCAGAACCTTCCATTGTTTCTGTACAGTCAGAAGAactggaaggagaagaagagaaaacggAGGCTGAAGTTGCAGAGGAGTCGACGGAAGAAGAAACAGAGACAGTGATGGCAGATAGACCCGAATCGGATCCCGAGCCGGAACCAGAACTCGAAAACCCGAACATGCATTTGGGTACTGGGTCGAAGCAGGTCGGTCAAAACTCGGTCTTGCCGGACTGCCTGCTGCTAATGATGTGCGAGCCGAAGCTGTCGATGGAGGTGTCCAAGGAGACATGGGTATGCAGCACGGACTTCATCCGGTGCCTGCCGGAGCGACACGTCAAGAAAATCGACGTTCCGAATGAGGCGAAGAAGCGGGTGAGCATCGACTCGAAGCCTCCTTTGGCGCCGGTGGTTCAGCAGCAGGTAATGATGCAGCCGCCGCGGTCGTCTTGTTCATTTCCGGTTCAGGAAGGCCCCGTGTCGATGGCGACAATGATCGGACAGAAGCTGGTGGGGTCCGCTGGTTACGAGCCGTTTGTACTTACGCGCTGCAAGTCGGAGCCGATGAGGTCGGCGGCTAAGCTAGCGGCGGCGCCGGAGACGTGTTTTTGGAAGAATCGGAAGCTGGAGCAGCAGAGGCAGGCTGCGATGGGCGTTGGCGCGGCTGGGGTAGGGTTTTGA
- the LOC126588711 gene encoding uncharacterized protein LOC126588711, with the protein MEPTGDDPNEQSASKKEDNVEEANDLLEECWFFDNLLNRKQKMLRCFSDPHSNSSGFGQGMSVKANKATEGNGFAGPNLVRTPSLPLHIGRQETVQVKQSGGKSSVSKLTRETSHQKMLQTPTQPSVCIGRRTEGVQDRESDIRRSRVNGQPVRHNLLRTPSLPPCRVKEKRNQESVPQKHKGLTTQCSTVPRFKPPKNTVGESNMSSTDGIKEMRLRCPNQLTTRKSLSDLEIEELQGFKDLGFTFDTKELSPNVVNILPGLQEKKRSEDLNSIHVRRPYLSEVWLAQSCAAPPPPNLGATMSTEDIKEQIKFWARSVASNVR; encoded by the exons ATGGAGCCAACTGGTGATGACCCAAATGAGCAATCTGCAAGTAAGAAAGAAGACAATGTGGAAGAAGCCAATGATCTCTTGGAAGAGTGTTGGTTTTTTGATAACTTGCTCAACAGGAAACAGAAGATGCTAAGGTGTTTTTCTGATCCTCACAGCAACTCATCAGGTTTTGGTCAAGGAATGTCAGTGAAGGCGAATAAGGCCACAGAAGGCAATGGATTTGCCGGTCCAAATTTGGTTCGGACGCCGTCGTTGCCTCTTCATATAGGGAGGCAGGAGACTGTTCAAGTGAAGCAAAGTGGTGGTAAGAGTAGTGTGAGCAAATTGACAAGGGAAACGTCGCATCAGAAAATGCTACAGACACCAACCCAACCGTCGGTTTGTATTGGGAGGAGGACAGAAGGAGTTCAGGATAGAGAAAGTGATATCAGAAGAAGTAGAGTAAATGGGCAACCGGTGCGCCACAATTTGCTCAGGACACCCTCCCTGCCACCATGTCGagtaaaagaaaagagaaaccaAGAAAGTGTTCCACAAAAACACAAG GGGCTCACGACACAATGTTCTACCGTTCCAAGATTTAAACCCCCCAAAAACACAGTAGGGGAAAGCAACATGAGTAGTACAGATGGGATTAAGGAAATGAGACTCCGGTGCCCTAATCAACTGACGACGAGAAAGAGCCTAAGTGATCTTGAAATTGAAGAACTGCAAGGGTTCAAGGACTTGGGGTTCACATTTGACACGAAAGAGTTGAGCCCTAATGTGGTGAACATACTTCCCGGTCTGCAGGAAAAGAAGAGGAGTGAAGATTTGAACTCGATACATGTTAGGAGGCCTTATCTTTCCGAGGTGTGGTTGGCGCAAAGCTGCGCAGCCCCGCCACCTCCAAATTTGGGTGCAACTATGTCTACTGAAGATATAAAGGAACAAATCAAGTTCTGGGCTAGATCTGTGGCTTCTAATGTGCGCtag
- the LOC126590443 gene encoding zinc finger CCCH domain-containing protein 14-like, protein MGPIHLEINRICNKYNSAEGYKFGDKCHFAHGEWELGKPLAQTHDDPRAMGPGPGRMGNWMKPHAARPTSSFGASSTAKISVDVADHGGELGAGAGEPSPVPRVLLKLEEDVQNDVVGELREQGSGHRISNLSEK, encoded by the coding sequence ATGGGTCCAATTCATCTGGAGATAAATCGCATATGCAATAAATATAATTCTGCTGAAGGCTACAAATTTGGTGACAAATGTCATTTTGCTCATGGTGAGTGGGAACTTGGCAAGCCTCTTGCTCAGACCCACGATGATCCTCGTGCCATGGGACCTGGTCCAGGCCGTATGGGTAATTGGATGAAGCCACACGCAGCACGCCCTACATCTAGCTTTGGTGCCTCATCTACTGCAAAAATCAGCGTGGACGTAGCGGATCATGGAGGAGAACTTGGTGCAGGAGCAGGCGAGCCTAGCCCAGTCCCGCGGGTCCTCCTCAAGCTTGAAGAGGATGTTCAGAACGACGTCGTCGGAGAGCTTCGAGAACAGGGTTCTGGCCATCGGATTTCAAATTTATCCGAGAAATGA
- the LOC126591461 gene encoding uncharacterized protein LOC126591461, which produces MVWKKEYLDLILVPTGLLIMLCYHLFLLYRYLRHPETTVIGNENHCRKAWVERMLQVDAKDRGMSLAVISSTTTAANFLASTSLALSSLIGAWIGNSSHNVFTSSITYGDTSPTLVSVKYISILACFLLALASFLHCIRDFVHANFLISMPDSDIPQEHVEKAVISGGLFWTLGLRAIYFATTLLLWIFGPIPMFVCSVTMVLVLHRLDSNSTPLHQFRPVGRRDNMIRKFDEEKHRIERANEQHEERSHMHGSTTQEPPEPSTRLDSEATS; this is translated from the exons atggttTGGAAGAAGGAATACTTAGATTTAATCTTGGTCCCAACTGGGTTGCTAATCATGCTTTGCTACCATCTTTTTCTTCTGTATAGATACCTAAGACATCCTGAAACTACAGTCATTGGCAATGAAAACCACTGCAGAAAAGCTTGGGTTGAGAGAATGTTGCAG GTTGATGCAAAGGACAGAGGTATGTCCCTAGCAGTAATCTCTAGCACCACAACAGCAGCAAATTTCTTAGCCTCAACCTCTCTAGCCTTAAGCTCTCTCATCGGAGCATGGATTGGAAACTCTTCGCACAATGTCTTCACGAGCAGTATTACATACGGCGACACAAGTCCTACGCTAGTTTCCGTCAAATATATTAGCATTCTGGCCTGCTTCCTGCTGGCCTTAGCTTCTTTTTTACATTGTATAAGAGACTTTGTTCATGCCAATTTCCTCATCAGTATGCCAGACAGTGATATTCCTCAGGAGCATGTCGAGAAGGCGGTGATAAGTGGAGGCTTGTTCTGGACTTTGGGGCTAAGAGCTATCTACTTTGCCACTACTTTGCTGCTTTGGATTTTTGGTCCGATTCCAATGTTTGTTTGCTCAGTGACCATGGTGTTGGTTTTGCACAGGCTTGATTCAAATTCCACTCCTTTGCATCAGTTCCGACCAGTTGGGAGACGTGATAATATGATCAGAAAATTTGACGAAGAAAAACACAGAATCGAAAGGGCTAATGAGCAACATGAAGAAAGATCACACATGCATGGAAGCACAACTCAAGAACCACCAGAACCAAGTACGAGATTAGATTCAGAGGCAACAAGTTAA